The Penicillium psychrofluorescens genome assembly, chromosome: 2 nucleotide sequence ACCCGACGGCTGCGGCCtttgccgatgatgatggagatTCAACTTCAGCATTGACGCCCATTCACCTTGCTGTACGGTATCACTTCCCAGAACTGGTAAAGATGATGTGGTACGCAGCGTTTGCGGAGAAAAGGATTACTGCAAGTCGATTATACCTCGCTTCTTCTTTAGGTCGATTCCCCGTTGCCTGTACCTTGAGCTTTATGACCAATGCCGAACGACTTGCTATACATGGTAGCAGCTACAGACAGAGTCTTCGGGAAACTGTTCAACTGCTACCAGTGGAGGCGTTGACTCAGTCATCTCCCGAGGGTAAAAATGCCATCACGCAGGCAATTGAtctcgaagatgtcgatGCCGTTGATGCTATCCTCGAATGTCATCCTAAACTTGCGGCCCAAAGGCTCACCCAACCGGGAACAAACAACATGTTTACATACCCGCTGCACTTTGCCGTGCAGATGGGCTCAATTCGTGACACCGATGAGTCGGTCCAGATCTTGGAGTCCATTCTAAAGCTTGACCCAACGGCAATCAATAGACCAGACAGTTCTTCAGCTCGAGCAATACATACCGCAGCCGTCGGTAAATCGGCTCGCATAATAAATTTCCTTCTTGAGCGTGGCTCCACCTGTCACGACATGGATGGTAGAGGACAGACTCCGTTATTCTTCTGTCGCAGTGCAGAAATTGTCAAGATCCTGCTTTTACATGGTGCCGATATCAACCATAAAGATAAACTGGGCTTTACTCCTGTCcatgcagcagcaagccaaGGCACAGAAGAATTCTTGCACGCGCTTATTGAAGGCGGAGCCAATTTAAGCCTCAGCGATAACGGAATTGGAACCCCACTGCATTGTGCTGTTCGAAGAAAGTCCCTTTCAATGGCAGAGATTCTTTGGAAGGGGGGCGTCGATGTCAACGCAAAGGATAGTCATGGTCGCACCCCACTTCTCGTGGCAATGGACACGGGTCGCTCGGATTTAATCACCTTGTTGTTTCAGAATGGAGCTGACCCTTTCATTGAGGATGAACGTGGCTCATCGCCCTTCCATATGGCTCTCGCCTGGCCCAATGCCACCATTCTGAGCAAGTTCCAAATTCACACGACGCTCCATACACTGCCCTGGGAGACCAAGATAAAAGCGTTACACTTTGCGGCTCAAAGTGGTGAGCCCGCGCCATTGAAGCTTTACTTGCGCAAAGCCTTTGGACCGGAACTCAGTACCGACGATTCCGTTCATGCGTGCTCCCAAGAGACTAGGATCGCTGTTCACAAAGCCGCGTCGGTTTGTCGAGCAGACCTTGTTGAAGTATTGCTAGCGCATGGGTTTCAAGTGGATGCCTTGGACGCCGGGGGCAATACGCCGCTCCTGATAGGGGTTCAATTAGATCGAGATCCACCAATTTTGAATTCATACCCTCGCACACAAATCTGCGAGACGCTTATCAGCAGCGGCGCGAATATACACATAAAGAACCATCAAGGACTGACacctttctttcttgcccaAACCCACGCAGATTACCCATTGATGACACTTTTTCTCGAGCATGCCGTCAGATTGAACGACCTCAATTCATCGATTCTGAAAGCACGCATGCTGGAGTCTATCAAATATCCGGAAAGAGACCGTCAATACTGCAAAGAGGCTCGAGAGCTCATTGGCGATGAGATTATCGACCCTCAAATAGTCCGACAGGCTGCTgcaaaagaagaatgggaaTTTTTCATGGTCTGCGTTGGAGGACAGTTTGTGGGCAAAGAGGAGCTGCTCAGCGTATTTTCGAGAAGGACCTGGTCACTAGGAGTGGATAGTGTGGACATGTTGCGATACCAATCCACCCGAAGAGACCGAGAGATAGTTCGCTATCTATATGACGCAGGTAATTCAGGCAAGTCCTTCATACACGGGGTTTCTCGGATCGGGGAGCGAGATCTAGGGATGGAATTATCAGAGTTGAGGGCTAGTCTAAATGCTACGCTTTGGCCAAAGATGATGAGGAAATTATGGCGGACAGACGAAAGTGGAGAGGCAGTGCCGAGGAAGCTGAGCGAGAGGTTCAAGAAGAGGTATAGGGAATTTCAACCTAGTGATCCCGAAGACGGCCAAAGAAAGTGGGGTTGGAGTTCTGATGGTCTCTCTGACGACCCGATATCTTCTGACGAAGAGTCTGAGTCTGAGTCTGAGCAGCAGAACGAGAAGCCGAAAATGCAGGACCTAGCGAGTGATGTGGATATGAATGATGACTGCCCGAGCGCGAGCCACAAGCCGCATCTTGATGAGCAACaagagaaagatggcaaGGCTTCTTTGCCCCATTCGGGCAGATCTTCTGAGGACTCTCTTGTTGTCGTATCGCGCCAATCTTCGATTTAAACTGCACAATCCGCTATCTTTAACAAATAGATATTA carries:
- a CDS encoding uncharacterized protein (ID:PFLUO_003502-T1.cds;~source:funannotate) — translated: YNAPEVADQKNQPIPIEQLHKCDMWAFGLCVWEILADGQIYFKRSWRGDSAYTRPPSYKMSTASSTSPKNRNKDFAAEDDHNIFGDFDLYHLKGLAIGFLADMKIPGIGFEKGFLRPLLNGTLQIDPAKRISDLSRTPIIGFWNSVPGDHSLQSNLAIYTLSGDIRYSIFSREGGSYIIWEQQQQLLQDFETVVQQSEAPKKDGSAAFQTMLCYVNAFGTSKDLTKAAYFLDKAEKSGHLLARILGLRIPDGFSESTVRRHKTYSESLASGFCILGRSEQSSTVSVHNGESVTKFADYPTMRDAFVHEGTLLGVDQGDITAISLSLKLSSERYSLLEIAIQQGDIELVNRLLPILGDKLKNMKTRECLLVQAARHGHGAILNRLLQEGLPIARDTASSCLLHWLFCLDETCLSEVSQQLRNADRREDLKLALNSAITQRITLHPQWPFQVYGVPLATAVASGSISSVKILLELKADPTAAAFADDDGDSTSALTPIHLAVRYHFPELVKMMWYAAFAEKRITASRLYLASSLGRFPVACTLSFMTNAERLAIHGSSYRQSLRETVQLLPVEALTQSSPEGKNAITQAIDLEDVDAVDAILECHPKLAAQRLTQPGTNNMFTYPLHFAVQMGSIRDTDESVQILESILKLDPTAINRPDSSSARAIHTAAVGKSARIINFLLERGSTCHDMDGRGQTPLFFCRSAEIVKILLLHGADINHKDKLGFTPVHAAASQGTEEFLHALIEGGANLSLSDNGIGTPLHCAVRRKSLSMAEILWKGGVDVNAKDSHGRTPLLVAMDTGRSDLITLLFQNGADPFIEDERGSSPFHMALAWPNATILSKFQIHTTLHTLPWETKIKALHFAAQSGEPAPLKLYLRKAFGPELSTDDSVHACSQETRIAVHKAASVCRADLVEVLLAHGFQVDALDAGGNTPLLIGVQLDRDPPILNSYPRTQICETLISSGANIHIKNHQGLTPFFLAQTHADYPLMTLFLEHAVRLNDLNSSILKARMLESIKYPERDRQYCKEARELIGDEIIDPQIVRQAAAKEEWEFFMVCVGGQFVGKEELLSVFSRRTWSLGVDSVDMLRYQSTRRDREIVRYLYDAGNSGKSFIHGVSRIGERDLGMELSELRASLNATLWPKMMRKLWRTDESGEAVPRKLSERFKKRYREFQPSDPEDGQRKWGWSSDGLSDDPISSDEESESESEQQNEKPKMQDLASDVDMNDDCPSASHKPHLDEQQEKDGKASLPHSGRSSEDSLVVVSRQSSI